The sequence CCGCGCCCGGCGGCAGGGAGATGTGCTGGAGCTGGCCGTGACGGACGACGGGCCGGGGCTGCCAGTGGGCTTCGACTTGGAGCGCAGCCCGGGCATCGGCCTGTCCAACACGCGCGCCCGGCTGGCCCAGCTCTACGGAGACGCGGGGCGAGTCAGTGTTGCCAGTTCTCCCGAGGGCACCGGCACCGTGGCCACCGTCCTGCTGCCGCTGCGAGCCACCGCCGTGGAGGAACGCGCACGTGGCTGAGCTGCGCGTCCTGCTGGTGGACGACGAGCCGCTGGCCCGCCGTGGTCTGCGCCACGCGCTGACCCGCCATGCAGAAGTGACGGTGTGCGGAGAGTGCCGTGACGGGCGAGAGGCCGTGACGGCCATCCGCGAGCTGCGTCCGCACCTCGTGCTGCTCGATGTGCAGATGCCGGAGCTGGACGGGTTCGGCGTCATCCGTGAGGTGGGCGTGGCGCAGATGCCCGCGGTCATCTTCATCACCGCGTATGACGCCTTCGCGGTGCGCGCCTTCGATGTGCACGCAGTGGACTACCTGGTGAAGCCCTTCGCGGACGAGCGCTTCGACGAGGCCCTGCACCGCGCCCGGCAGCGGCTGCGCCAGGGTGAGGCTCTGGAGCTGGGCCGCCGCCTCGCGGGTCTGCTCACGGACACACCGCCGCCGCCCGCTCCCGTAGCCGCGCCATCCACTGAGTCCCCGGGGCGGCTGCTGGTGAAGGTGGGTTCCCGCTCCGTGCTGGTGCCCGTGGGAGACATCGACTGGATTGAGGCCGACGACTACTGCGTCACGCTGCACGTGGGCTCCCAGGAGCACGTGCTGCGGGAGAGTCTCGCGGCGCTGGAGGCTCGGCTGGACGCAGAGCGCTTCGTACGCATCCACCGCTCGGCCATCGTCAACGTGGAGCGCATCCGCGAGCTGCACCACGCCTCGCCCACGGAGTGGGTGGTGGTGCTGGAGACGGGACAGCGGCTGCGGGTGAGCCGCAACCGCCGTGAGCACCTGGAGCGCCGGCTGGGCCGGCCCCGGTAGGCCCATCCTCAGGGCGTCGCCGAGGCCGTCGTCGGAGCGCGCGCCTTCTCCACCGCGTCGGTGAGCGCCTTCCACTCGGTCGCGCCCAGGTGCATGCCGAAGACGCGAGCCACATCCAGCTTCTCGCGCGCGGCCACGTCCACCGTCTCCGAGAGCTGCTGCGGGTTGAAGAAGCCGCCGCTCTGGCCCGGCTGCACGAGGTCGCTGGAATAGAGAATGTGGTGCTCCGGCATCCAGACGAAGAGCATCCGCTCGCCCGTCTCGGTGCGCACCGGAATCAGCTCCAGACGATTCGCGCCCGTGCCCAGCACCGTGCGGCGGGCCACCACCTGCAACTTCGCCGCGCGGGGCGCCTTGGCCAGTGCATCCGGCACCCGCGAGCGGGGCGCCTTCAGCAGCCGCTCCACGAGGGGACGGTTGAGGTCCAGCACGTGGAGCGGAATCCCGCGCGAGGCGTACTCGCGCACGCCGCCCACGTGGGGCCACGCGTCGCTGGTGGACACCACCGCCTTCACCTTCACGCCGGGGAAGCGCTTCGCGGCCTCCTCCAGCACGCGCGCCGAGTAGCCCGAGGCGATGGGCGCCTCAATCACCACCAGCCCGTCCTCCTGCTTCACCAGCGCCACGTCCCAGCGACCGGGAATGTGCACCACGCCCGGTGCCAGCTCGACGGCAGGACGGTCCGGGCGGCCCAGCGGCAGGTCCTCCACCGTGAGCCCGCCGCGCGCCGCGAAGGCCTTGCGCACGTCGTCGGGGATGGCGAAGTCCGCGTCGGACACCTTCGGCTCCAGCTCCAGCGCCGTCACGGTGAAGGAGTGGTAGGTGGTGTCGTTGCGCTGCCACTCCCAGTTGCGCGGGTAGCGCAGCCCTCCGGCCTCCAGCGACCAGGACTGGAAGAAGAGCCGGGTGCGCACGTCGCCCCAGACGCTCCAGAACATGTCGGCCGGGTGCGCGTCCTCCGACTCCACCAGCGTGGGCAGTCCCGTGTTCGCGTTGAGGAAGAGGCGCACCGCCGCGCGCCCCTGGTGGAACGTCACCACGTGGTGCGGCACGTCCTGCAACGCCGTGTCCGGAGCGCCGTGCAGGTCCTTCGCGTCCAGGGCGGTGAGCAGGATGCGCTCGGGCGCGAAGTCGAGCCGCTCGCGCATGTCCTGGAGCTGGGCGCCGCCGACGGGGCGCAGCTTCCCCTCGTGCTCCATGGCCACCGCGTCGCCGTCCATCACCAGCGTCGCCACCTGCCAGGCGCCGGCTCCCGCTGCGCCCCGGCCCTCCGTCTTCTGGCGCAAGCGCTGACGGGAGGGGACGCGCAGCTCATCGACCTGCTCGTACATGACGAG comes from Pyxidicoccus parkwaysis and encodes:
- a CDS encoding MBL fold metallo-hydrolase, whose amino-acid sequence is MRRIALLGLLLLALPASATDDARARVQAAAEAMGGEARLRALSSLRIQGIGHWNLLEQSERPTPPWLVMYEQVDELRVPSRQRLRQKTEGRGAAGAGAWQVATLVMDGDAVAMEHEGKLRPVGGAQLQDMRERLDFAPERILLTALDAKDLHGAPDTALQDVPHHVVTFHQGRAAVRLFLNANTGLPTLVESEDAHPADMFWSVWGDVRTRLFFQSWSLEAGGLRYPRNWEWQRNDTTYHSFTVTALELEPKVSDADFAIPDDVRKAFAARGGLTVEDLPLGRPDRPAVELAPGVVHIPGRWDVALVKQEDGLVVIEAPIASGYSARVLEEAAKRFPGVKVKAVVSTSDAWPHVGGVREYASRGIPLHVLDLNRPLVERLLKAPRSRVPDALAKAPRAAKLQVVARRTVLGTGANRLELIPVRTETGERMLFVWMPEHHILYSSDLVQPGQSGGFFNPQQLSETVDVAAREKLDVARVFGMHLGATEWKALTDAVEKARAPTTASATP
- a CDS encoding LytR/AlgR family response regulator transcription factor produces the protein MAELRVLLVDDEPLARRGLRHALTRHAEVTVCGECRDGREAVTAIRELRPHLVLLDVQMPELDGFGVIREVGVAQMPAVIFITAYDAFAVRAFDVHAVDYLVKPFADERFDEALHRARQRLRQGEALELGRRLAGLLTDTPPPPAPVAAPSTESPGRLLVKVGSRSVLVPVGDIDWIEADDYCVTLHVGSQEHVLRESLAALEARLDAERFVRIHRSAIVNVERIRELHHASPTEWVVVLETGQRLRVSRNRREHLERRLGRPR